The Saccharopolyspora gloriosae genome has a segment encoding these proteins:
- a CDS encoding DUF2469 domain-containing protein, whose protein sequence is MSAEDLEKYETEMELQLYKEYRDIVGQFTYVVETERRFYLANAVDVQVRNSDSEVYFEVSMSDAWVWDMYRPARFVKKVRVITFKDVNVEELDKPELRLPENGPFGGS, encoded by the coding sequence ATGAGCGCCGAGGATCTCGAAAAGTACGAGACCGAGATGGAGCTTCAGCTCTACAAGGAGTACCGCGACATCGTCGGGCAGTTCACCTATGTCGTGGAGACTGAACGGCGTTTCTACCTGGCCAACGCGGTGGACGTGCAGGTTCGCAACTCCGATTCGGAGGTCTACTTCGAGGTGTCCATGTCGGATGCGTGGGTGTGGGACATGTACCGGCCTGCTCGGTTCGTCAAGAAGGTCCGGGTGATCACGTTCAAGGACGTGAACGTCGAGGAGCTGGACAAACCGGAGCTCCGGCTGCCCGAGAACGGGCCGTTCGGCGGGAG